One Paracidovorax avenae ATCC 19860 genomic region harbors:
- a CDS encoding 2OG-Fe(II) oxygenase, with translation MSANRPVAARADTDAALSQSITPELRTWIVAQAQAGFGAPAVLQSMLDAGWSEEVATYAMEHVLREHLDTLAVQQGHPAASRVPEPDLAESPGSIDVGDRRVDVLMAMAQPRVVLFGNLLSPEECDAIIDAARPRMARSLTVATRTGGEEVNDDRTSNGMFFQREENPMVAKLEARIARLVNWPLENGEGLQVLHYRPGAEYKPHYDYFDPTEPGTPTILRRGGQRVATIVIYLNDPEKGGGTTFPDVHLEVAPRRGNAVFFSYERPHPSTRTLHGGAPVVAGDKWIATKWLRERRFE, from the coding sequence ATGTCCGCCAACCGCCCCGTTGCAGCGCGCGCCGACACGGACGCCGCCCTCTCCCAATCCATCACGCCGGAACTGCGCACCTGGATCGTCGCGCAGGCGCAGGCCGGCTTCGGTGCGCCCGCCGTGCTGCAATCCATGCTCGACGCGGGCTGGAGCGAGGAGGTGGCCACCTATGCGATGGAACACGTGCTGCGCGAGCACCTGGACACGCTGGCGGTGCAGCAGGGCCATCCAGCAGCCTCGCGCGTGCCCGAGCCGGACCTGGCGGAATCCCCCGGCAGCATCGACGTCGGCGACCGCCGCGTGGACGTGCTCATGGCCATGGCCCAGCCGCGCGTGGTGCTGTTCGGCAACCTGCTGTCGCCGGAGGAATGCGACGCCATCATCGATGCGGCCCGCCCCCGCATGGCCCGGTCGCTCACCGTCGCCACGCGCACGGGCGGCGAGGAAGTCAACGACGACCGCACCAGCAACGGCATGTTCTTCCAGCGCGAGGAAAACCCCATGGTGGCCAAGCTGGAGGCGCGCATCGCCCGGCTGGTGAACTGGCCCCTGGAAAACGGCGAGGGCCTGCAGGTGCTGCACTACCGGCCCGGCGCCGAATACAAGCCCCACTACGACTATTTCGACCCCACGGAGCCCGGCACGCCGACCATCCTGCGCCGGGGCGGGCAGCGGGTGGCCACGATCGTCATCTACCTCAACGATCCGGAAAAGGGCGGTGGCACCACCTTCCCCGACGTGCATCTGGAGGTGGCTCCACGCCGCGGGAACGCGGTGTTCTTCAGCTACGAGCGCCCCCACCCTTCCACGCGCACGCTCCATGGCGGAGCCCCTGTCGTCGCCGGCGACAAGTGGATCGCCACGAAGTGGCTGCGCGAACGGCGCTTCGAATGA
- a CDS encoding HAD family hydrolase, translated as MSATRARRFDLIAFDWDGTLFDSTAIIVRCIQDAVRDVGGQVPSDRDAAWVIGMGLMEALAHAAPHVPRERHAELRSRYGYHYARHQNDLSLFEGVLPMLEDLRAAGHLLAVATGKSRRGLDEVLHSVSLRGMFDGSRTADETASKPHPLMLQELMAEFGVPPERLLMIGDTTHDLQMARSAGCASVGVSYGAHEPSGFHALEPLHVAHSVADLHDWLVRNG; from the coding sequence ATGTCCGCCACCCGTGCCCGCCGCTTCGATCTCATCGCCTTCGACTGGGATGGGACCCTCTTCGACTCCACCGCCATCATCGTGCGCTGCATCCAGGATGCCGTGCGCGACGTGGGCGGGCAGGTGCCCAGCGACCGCGACGCCGCCTGGGTGATCGGCATGGGGCTGATGGAGGCGCTGGCGCATGCCGCACCCCACGTGCCGCGCGAAAGGCATGCGGAACTGCGCAGCCGCTACGGCTACCACTACGCGCGCCACCAGAACGACCTGAGCCTCTTCGAGGGGGTGTTGCCAATGCTGGAAGACCTGCGCGCAGCCGGCCACCTGCTGGCCGTGGCCACCGGCAAGAGCCGCCGGGGGCTCGACGAAGTCCTGCACTCGGTCTCGCTGCGGGGCATGTTCGATGGATCCCGGACGGCCGATGAGACCGCCAGCAAGCCGCATCCCCTGATGCTGCAGGAGCTGATGGCGGAGTTCGGCGTGCCGCCCGAGCGGCTGCTGATGATCGGCGACACCACCCACGACCTGCAGATGGCCCGCTCGGCCGGCTGCGCCAGCGTGGGAGTGAGCTACGGAGCGCACGAGCCCTCCGGATTCCATGCGCTGGAGCCGCTGCACGTCGCCCATTCCGTGGCCGATCTGCACGACTGGCTGGTGCGCAACGGCTGA
- the yaaA gene encoding peroxide stress protein YaaA produces the protein MLFLLSPAKSLDYDTPLPPGLAHTLPPFIPESTQLIGVLREKSPQELASLMDISDALAGLNAARYAAWSPRFTAGNARQALFAFNGDVYEGLDARSLDGDGLRWAQDHVAILSGLYGVLRPLDRMQPYRLEMGTRLATEAGANLYRFWGKRIAEHLNQRLAADATPVVVNLASQEYFKSVDTAVLKARVIECVFEDWKAGRYKIISFHAKRARGLMARYAIQHRVVAPRQLEGFDLEGYAFDASASAQDRLVFRRRDAG, from the coding sequence ATGCTGTTCCTGCTGTCTCCCGCCAAATCCCTGGATTACGACACCCCGCTGCCGCCAGGGCTGGCCCACACCCTTCCCCCTTTCATTCCCGAATCCACGCAGCTCATCGGCGTGCTGCGCGAGAAGTCTCCGCAGGAACTCGCGTCCCTGATGGATATCAGCGACGCGCTGGCCGGGCTCAATGCCGCACGCTATGCCGCATGGTCGCCGCGGTTCACGGCCGGCAACGCCCGCCAGGCGCTCTTCGCGTTCAACGGCGATGTCTATGAGGGCCTGGATGCCCGGAGCCTGGACGGCGACGGATTGCGCTGGGCACAGGACCATGTCGCCATCCTGAGCGGCCTCTACGGCGTGCTGCGCCCCCTCGACCGGATGCAGCCTTACCGCCTGGAGATGGGCACGCGGCTGGCCACCGAGGCTGGTGCCAATCTCTACCGGTTCTGGGGCAAGCGCATCGCAGAGCACCTGAACCAGCGCCTCGCGGCCGACGCCACGCCGGTGGTGGTGAACCTCGCCTCCCAGGAATACTTCAAATCCGTGGACACCGCCGTGCTGAAGGCCCGCGTGATCGAATGCGTGTTCGAGGACTGGAAGGCAGGCCGCTACAAGATCATCAGCTTCCATGCCAAGCGCGCCCGCGGGCTGATGGCGCGCTATGCCATCCAGCACCGCGTGGTGGCGCCCCGCCAGCTGGAAGGGTTCGATCTCGAAGGCTATGCGTTCGACGCGTCCGCCTCGGCGCAGGACCGCCTCGTCTTCCGCCGCCGGGACGCCGGCTGA
- a CDS encoding Rieske (2Fe-2S) protein, whose product MTDTPGPAIPLCPSDALREGGDAVPFDVVWAGQSCRAFAIRYQGQVHAYLNQCTHVPMEMDWQPNRFFDDTGHWLLCASHGAAYRPDTGACAGGPCRGGLVKIAISEESGVVRWHTGSQLQPVEF is encoded by the coding sequence ATGACCGACACCCCGGGACCGGCCATTCCCCTGTGCCCGAGCGATGCGCTGCGGGAGGGCGGCGATGCCGTTCCATTCGATGTCGTGTGGGCCGGACAGTCCTGCCGTGCCTTCGCCATCCGCTACCAGGGGCAGGTCCATGCCTACCTGAACCAGTGCACCCATGTGCCCATGGAGATGGATTGGCAGCCCAACCGCTTCTTCGATGACACGGGGCACTGGCTGCTCTGCGCCTCGCATGGCGCGGCCTACCGTCCCGATACCGGCGCCTGTGCGGGCGGCCCCTGCCGTGGCGGACTGGTGAAGATCGCAATTTCGGAAGAGTCCGGAGTGGTGCGCTGGCATACTGGCTCCCAGTTGCAACCCGTGGAATTCTGA
- a CDS encoding S49 family peptidase encodes MTDPTRKEPSGLEADPSPTPDLWAQSAPEKIAKDTPTAADRPPGWEREVLEKLVFATLSEQRSARRWRVFTRMAWLVFLVAVAWVLLARDVAAPSKSTPHTAVVDIKGEIASGAEASAEFVVAAMRSAFEDSGSQAVVLLINSPGGSPVQAGIINDEIIRLKAKYNKPVYAVVEETCASAAYYIAAGADQIFVDKASIVGSIGVLMDGFGFTGTMEKLGVERRLLTAGENKGFLDPFSPMSEKQRTYAQAMLDQIHQQFIHVVQKGRGDRLKPTADTFSGLFWTGQQAVDMGLADHLGNLDYVAREVVKAEDIIDYTRRDNVAERLVKKFGAAMGETAIRALGASLPAVR; translated from the coding sequence ATGACCGATCCGACCCGGAAAGAACCCTCCGGCCTGGAAGCTGATCCGTCGCCCACGCCTGACCTGTGGGCCCAGAGTGCTCCTGAAAAAATAGCGAAAGACACCCCGACCGCGGCCGACAGGCCCCCCGGCTGGGAGCGTGAGGTGCTGGAAAAGCTCGTCTTCGCCACCCTTTCCGAACAGCGCTCCGCGCGCCGCTGGCGTGTTTTCACCCGCATGGCGTGGCTGGTTTTCCTGGTCGCCGTGGCCTGGGTGTTGCTTGCGCGCGACGTTGCGGCGCCCAGCAAAAGCACGCCCCACACCGCCGTGGTGGACATCAAGGGCGAGATCGCATCCGGTGCCGAGGCGAGCGCGGAATTCGTGGTCGCCGCCATGCGCAGCGCCTTCGAGGACTCCGGCTCCCAGGCCGTGGTGCTGCTCATCAACTCCCCTGGCGGCAGCCCCGTGCAGGCCGGCATCATCAACGACGAGATCATCCGGCTCAAGGCCAAGTACAACAAGCCGGTCTATGCGGTGGTCGAGGAAACCTGCGCATCTGCCGCCTATTACATCGCAGCCGGCGCCGACCAGATCTTCGTGGACAAGGCCAGCATCGTGGGCAGCATCGGCGTGCTGATGGACGGCTTCGGCTTCACCGGCACCATGGAAAAGCTCGGCGTGGAGCGCCGCCTGCTGACGGCGGGCGAGAACAAGGGTTTCCTCGATCCGTTCAGCCCGATGTCCGAGAAGCAGCGCACCTATGCGCAGGCCATGCTCGACCAGATCCACCAGCAGTTCATTCACGTGGTCCAGAAGGGGCGGGGCGATCGCCTCAAGCCCACGGCGGATACGTTCAGCGGCCTGTTCTGGACGGGCCAGCAGGCCGTCGACATGGGGCTGGCCGACCACCTGGGCAACCTTGACTACGTGGCCCGCGAGGTCGTCAAGGCCGAGGACATCATCGACTACACGCGCCGGGACAACGTGGCAGAGCGCCTGGTGAAGAAGTTCGGCGCCGCCATGGGTGAAACCGCCATCCGCGCCCTGGGTGCCAGCCTGCCGGCAGTGCGCTGA
- the queF gene encoding NADPH-dependent 7-cyano-7-deazaguanine reductase QueF (Catalyzes the NADPH-dependent reduction of 7-cyano-7-deazaguanine (preQ0) to 7-aminomethyl-7-deazaguanine (preQ1) in queuosine biosynthesis), translated as MNTPDQSQLGRVSGYADQYDASLLFPLPRQPKRDEIGVTGAPPFFGADLWTAFELSWLNLRGKPQVALAHITVPCETPNIIESKSFKLYLNSFNNTRFADAAEVQARIRTDISEAAWRGSDRQATVGVKLVLPEMFDREPVQELDGLLLDRLDVECTHYTPAPELLHANHGEAPVTETLTSHLLKSNCLVTGQPDWGSVRIQYSGAQIDQAGLLQYLVSFRNHNEFHEQCVERIFMDLWTRCRPIKLSVYARYTRRGGLDINPLRTSHPQALPANIRTARQ; from the coding sequence ATGAATACTCCCGACCAATCCCAGCTGGGCCGCGTCTCCGGCTACGCCGACCAGTACGACGCCTCGCTGCTGTTCCCCCTGCCCCGCCAGCCCAAGCGCGACGAGATCGGCGTGACGGGCGCCCCGCCCTTTTTCGGGGCGGACCTGTGGACCGCCTTCGAGCTGTCATGGCTGAACCTGCGCGGCAAGCCGCAGGTCGCGCTCGCGCACATCACCGTGCCCTGCGAGACGCCCAACATCATCGAGAGCAAGTCGTTCAAGCTCTACCTGAACAGCTTCAACAACACGCGATTCGCGGATGCCGCGGAAGTGCAGGCGCGCATCCGGACGGACATCAGCGAGGCTGCGTGGCGCGGTTCGGACCGCCAGGCGACCGTGGGCGTGAAACTGGTGCTGCCCGAGATGTTCGACCGCGAGCCCGTGCAGGAACTCGACGGCCTGCTGCTGGACCGCCTGGACGTGGAGTGCACGCACTACACCCCCGCCCCGGAGTTGCTGCATGCGAACCACGGCGAAGCCCCCGTCACGGAAACGCTCACCAGCCACCTGCTCAAGAGCAATTGCCTGGTGACGGGACAGCCGGACTGGGGCAGCGTGCGCATCCAGTACAGCGGGGCCCAGATCGACCAGGCCGGCCTGCTGCAGTACCTGGTCAGCTTCCGCAACCACAACGAGTTCCACGAACAGTGCGTGGAGCGCATCTTCATGGACCTGTGGACGCGCTGCCGCCCGATCAAGCTGTCGGTGTATGCGCGCTACACCCGGCGCGGCGGGCTGGACATCAACCCGCTGCGCACGAGCCATCCCCAGGCGCTGCCGGCCAACATCCGCACGGCGCGGCAGTAG
- a CDS encoding Rne/Rng family ribonuclease: MKRMLINATQPEERRLAIVDGQKLLDYEIEIEGREQRKGNIYKAVVTRVEPSLEACFVDYGEDRHGFLPFKEISRQYFAEGVSPSQARINDVIREGQELLVQVEKEERGNKGAALTTFVSLAGRYVVLMPNNPRGGGVSRRIEGEDRAELKEAMDQLEYPKGMSIIARTAGIGRSAPELQWDLNYLLKLWTAIDGAARGGKGAFLIYQESSLVIRAIRDYFNNDIGDILIDTDDIYEQAQQFMSHVMPEHAAKVKRYRDDAALFSRFQIEHQIESAYARTVTLPSGGAIVIDHTEALVSVDVNSARAIKGGDIEETATRTNLEAADEVARQMRLRDLGGLIVIDFIDMEESKNRREVENRLRDALRHDRARVQFGTISKFGLMEMSRQRLKPSLSEGAHIRCPRCDGTGHVRDTEGFSLQILRMIQEESMKDNTAAVHCQVPVEVASFLLNEKRTEIAKIELKQRVSVLMVPNKTMETPKYKLERLKHDDPRLDHIAASYKLAEEMEDPTTVTRRSQEPTNKQTPVIKGVLPDAPAPIAEPRPETPRTAGPRNGSHAAAAPAPAQAPAPAPAPAPAAPQEQGFFAWLKSLFGFGPSTAPAPVSAPVPAPAPAPAADAPRDGRRGGRRGGRDGNGGGRDGQRENGGAEGRGRRGERGERPERAEGEAPRNGRGPRDSEGREGRPARERDRDREGGRENGRDASVRAEGDYAPRNGREGREGGRGRREAGDAPRQQPLGTDAGMAAAQDVGIDGQGAAPQERGERGPRNGERRERRERGGDRRPRGEEGQAEFVDTSPMASLPDLDLTGGEAGGPAAGSASGEEPRRERRSRDRYGRDRRERTPREGAEAESAPVDESTTAQAVQEVAGEGAAQEAPRRSYFSQGGSAPAPIAATAASEAAPHGQAPAEPAQAPASIPAAAPAPAVAAVTPAPAPAPVATPAPAPAAAAAVPGLPRVQAFQLPVEELNRIAESSGLQWVNSDAEKIAAAQAAIAAEPRPVHVPRERPPAVVLDEGPLVLVETRRDLRDLKLPFEQQPSSVA; this comes from the coding sequence ATGAAGCGGATGCTCATCAATGCCACGCAGCCTGAAGAACGGCGCCTCGCCATCGTGGACGGCCAGAAGCTGCTGGACTACGAGATCGAGATCGAGGGACGCGAACAACGCAAGGGCAACATCTACAAGGCGGTCGTCACCCGTGTCGAGCCCAGCCTGGAAGCCTGCTTCGTGGATTACGGCGAGGACCGCCACGGCTTCCTGCCCTTCAAGGAAATCTCCCGCCAGTATTTCGCCGAGGGCGTCTCGCCCAGCCAGGCCCGCATCAACGACGTGATCCGCGAAGGCCAGGAACTGCTGGTCCAGGTCGAGAAGGAAGAACGCGGCAACAAGGGCGCGGCCCTGACCACCTTCGTGTCGCTGGCCGGCCGCTACGTGGTGCTGATGCCCAACAACCCGCGCGGCGGCGGCGTGTCGCGCCGCATCGAGGGCGAGGACCGTGCCGAGCTCAAGGAGGCGATGGACCAGCTCGAGTACCCGAAGGGCATGAGCATCATCGCGCGCACCGCCGGCATCGGCCGCTCGGCGCCCGAGCTGCAATGGGACCTGAACTACCTGCTCAAGCTCTGGACCGCCATCGACGGCGCCGCCAGGGGCGGCAAGGGCGCCTTCCTGATCTACCAGGAGTCGTCGCTGGTGATCCGCGCGATCCGCGACTACTTCAACAACGACATCGGCGACATCCTCATCGATACGGACGACATCTATGAACAGGCGCAGCAGTTCATGTCGCACGTCATGCCCGAGCATGCCGCCAAGGTCAAGCGCTACCGCGACGACGCGGCGCTGTTCAGCCGCTTCCAGATCGAGCACCAGATCGAGTCCGCCTACGCCCGCACGGTGACCCTGCCCTCCGGCGGCGCCATCGTGATCGACCACACGGAAGCGCTGGTGTCCGTGGACGTGAACTCGGCCCGCGCCATCAAGGGCGGCGACATCGAGGAGACCGCCACCCGCACCAACCTGGAAGCCGCCGACGAGGTGGCCCGCCAGATGCGCCTGCGCGACCTGGGCGGCCTGATCGTGATCGACTTCATCGACATGGAGGAGAGCAAGAACCGCCGCGAGGTCGAGAACCGCCTGCGCGACGCGCTGCGCCACGACCGCGCCCGCGTGCAGTTCGGCACGATCAGCAAGTTCGGCCTCATGGAAATGAGCCGCCAGCGCCTGAAGCCGTCGCTCAGCGAAGGCGCGCACATCCGCTGCCCGCGCTGCGATGGCACGGGCCACGTGCGCGACACGGAAGGCTTCTCGCTGCAGATCCTGCGCATGATCCAGGAAGAGTCCATGAAGGACAACACGGCCGCCGTGCACTGCCAGGTGCCGGTGGAAGTGGCCTCGTTCCTGCTGAACGAGAAGCGCACCGAGATCGCCAAGATCGAACTCAAGCAGCGCGTGAGCGTGCTCATGGTACCCAACAAGACCATGGAGACGCCCAAGTACAAGCTCGAGCGCCTCAAGCACGACGACCCGCGACTGGACCACATCGCCGCGAGCTACAAGCTGGCCGAGGAGATGGAAGACCCGACCACGGTGACGCGCCGCTCCCAGGAGCCGACGAACAAGCAGACCCCCGTGATCAAGGGTGTGCTGCCCGATGCGCCCGCCCCGATCGCCGAGCCGCGCCCCGAAACGCCGCGCACGGCAGGCCCACGCAACGGCTCGCACGCGGCCGCCGCGCCCGCCCCGGCACAGGCGCCTGCACCGGCCCCCGCTCCGGCACCGGCGGCACCGCAGGAACAGGGCTTCTTCGCATGGCTCAAGAGCCTCTTCGGCTTCGGACCGAGCACCGCTCCGGCACCGGTGTCCGCACCGGTGCCGGCGCCGGCTCCCGCGCCTGCCGCCGATGCCCCGCGTGACGGACGCCGTGGAGGCCGGCGCGGCGGACGCGACGGCAACGGTGGCGGCCGTGACGGGCAGCGCGAGAACGGTGGCGCGGAAGGCCGCGGACGCCGTGGCGAGCGCGGAGAGCGCCCTGAGCGCGCCGAAGGCGAAGCGCCGCGCAACGGCCGGGGTCCACGCGATTCCGAGGGCCGCGAAGGCCGGCCGGCGCGAGAACGCGACCGCGACCGCGAAGGCGGGCGCGAGAACGGACGCGATGCATCCGTTCGCGCCGAAGGAGATTACGCGCCCCGCAATGGCCGCGAAGGCCGTGAAGGCGGCCGCGGCCGCCGGGAGGCCGGTGACGCTCCGCGCCAGCAGCCGCTGGGCACGGACGCCGGCATGGCGGCGGCCCAGGACGTCGGCATCGACGGCCAGGGCGCCGCACCGCAGGAGCGCGGCGAACGGGGTCCTCGCAACGGCGAGCGCCGGGAGCGCCGTGAACGCGGCGGCGACCGCCGTCCGCGCGGGGAGGAAGGCCAGGCCGAGTTCGTGGATACGTCCCCGATGGCCTCGTTGCCCGATCTGGACCTGACCGGCGGCGAAGCCGGCGGCCCGGCCGCGGGCTCCGCCTCGGGCGAGGAGCCGCGCCGCGAGCGCCGGTCGCGCGACCGCTACGGACGCGACCGCCGGGAGCGCACACCGCGCGAAGGCGCCGAAGCGGAATCCGCACCGGTGGACGAATCCACCACGGCGCAGGCCGTGCAGGAGGTGGCTGGCGAAGGAGCTGCCCAGGAAGCGCCGCGCCGCAGCTACTTCAGCCAGGGCGGCAGCGCACCGGCGCCCATCGCCGCGACGGCGGCTTCCGAAGCAGCGCCGCACGGCCAGGCCCCTGCAGAACCTGCGCAGGCCCCGGCCAGCATCCCGGCGGCAGCGCCGGCACCTGCAGTCGCCGCCGTGACCCCAGCGCCAGCGCCCGCCCCGGTCGCCACGCCAGCGCCTGCGCCGGCCGCGGCAGCCGCCGTGCCGGGACTGCCACGCGTGCAGGCCTTCCAGCTGCCGGTGGAGGAGCTGAACCGCATCGCCGAAAGTTCGGGCCTGCAATGGGTGAACTCCGATGCGGAGAAGATCGCCGCCGCCCAGGCAGCGATCGCCGCGGAGCCCCGCCCGGTGCACGTGCCTCGCGAGCGGCCCCCGGCCGTCGTGCTGGATGAAGGTCCGCTGGTGCTGGTGGAGACCCGCCGCGACCTGCGCGACCTGAAGCTGCCGTTCGAACAGCAGCCTTCGTCCGTCGCCTGA
- a CDS encoding SAM-dependent methyltransferase, protein MTEQARPPLPPGAAGTPRGTLYLVPAPLDFGCDEQAPLEDALPAGTLRKAAGITHWICENAKSTRAYLKRIDALHPLAAPLQGQSITELPREVHKKGDHQGAPGGAAGFDASPLLAAAMAGHDMGLVSEAGMPAVADPGSSVVRAAHDLGVRVEPLTGPVSVLLALAASGLNGQNFAFNGYLPQDAAQRAQRIRELEALALRQGQTQLFIETPYRNPALWQALVKTLQPHTRLAFASGLTLASARTASQLVRHWRQQPEMLDSRTPVVFAIGR, encoded by the coding sequence ATGACGGAGCAGGCCCGCCCTCCCCTGCCGCCCGGTGCGGCCGGCACGCCCCGCGGCACGCTGTACCTCGTCCCGGCACCTCTGGATTTCGGGTGCGATGAGCAGGCGCCGCTGGAGGATGCCCTTCCCGCAGGCACCCTGCGAAAGGCGGCAGGCATCACCCACTGGATCTGCGAGAACGCGAAGAGCACGCGCGCCTACCTCAAGCGCATCGATGCACTCCATCCGCTGGCGGCGCCGCTGCAGGGCCAGTCCATCACCGAATTGCCCCGCGAGGTCCACAAGAAGGGGGACCACCAGGGCGCTCCCGGCGGTGCGGCCGGCTTCGATGCCAGCCCGTTGCTGGCTGCGGCGATGGCGGGCCACGACATGGGGCTGGTCAGCGAGGCCGGGATGCCCGCCGTGGCGGACCCCGGCAGCTCGGTGGTGCGCGCAGCCCATGACCTGGGCGTGCGCGTGGAGCCGCTCACCGGCCCCGTCTCGGTGCTGCTCGCCCTGGCGGCCAGCGGCCTCAACGGCCAGAATTTCGCGTTCAACGGCTACCTGCCGCAGGATGCGGCCCAGCGCGCGCAGCGCATCCGGGAACTGGAGGCGCTGGCGCTGCGACAGGGGCAGACACAGCTGTTCATCGAAACACCCTATCGCAACCCCGCGCTGTGGCAGGCCCTGGTCAAGACACTGCAGCCCCACACCCGGCTGGCATTCGCCAGCGGCCTGACCCTGGCCAGCGCCCGCACGGCCAGCCAGCTCGTGCGCCACTGGCGCCAGCAGCCGGAGATGCTGGACAGCCGCACGCCCGTCGTGTTCGCCATTGGGCGGTGA
- a CDS encoding RluA family pseudouridine synthase translates to MKHIIGAKPAPGRPPADSEPGAVAVRWVEVDAESAGQRLDNFLIRELKGVPKTHVYRIIRSGEVRINKGRAAADTRIEAGDVVRVPPVRISDKVAARAERPAPAREFPLLLEDEHLIALDKPAGVAVHGGSGVSFGVIEQLRQARPQARFLELVHRLDRETSGILLVAKKRSALTHLQDQFRERETGKTYLALVSGEWPERLKVIDAPLHKYLQVDGERRVRVTTEDDPDGMRSITLVKVRSRIPARPAEGLPAMALLEVTIKTGRTHQIRVHLASRGHPILGDDKYGDFDLNRRVQKHGLRRMFLHAWRLQFSHPASGERVELHAELPADLSGFLPAAPAPT, encoded by the coding sequence GTGAAACACATTATAGGGGCCAAACCGGCACCCGGCCGTCCCCCCGCCGACTCCGAACCGGGTGCCGTGGCCGTGCGCTGGGTGGAGGTCGATGCCGAGTCCGCGGGACAGCGGCTGGATAACTTTCTGATACGTGAGCTCAAGGGCGTGCCCAAGACGCACGTCTATCGCATCATCCGCAGCGGCGAGGTCCGCATCAACAAGGGGCGGGCCGCGGCCGACACCCGCATCGAGGCCGGAGACGTGGTCCGTGTGCCGCCCGTGCGCATTTCCGACAAGGTGGCTGCCAGGGCGGAGCGGCCCGCGCCGGCCAGGGAGTTCCCCCTGCTGCTGGAGGACGAGCACCTGATCGCCCTGGACAAGCCCGCCGGCGTGGCCGTGCATGGTGGCAGCGGCGTGAGCTTCGGCGTCATCGAGCAATTGCGCCAGGCACGCCCGCAGGCCCGCTTCCTGGAACTGGTGCATCGCCTGGACCGGGAAACCTCGGGCATCCTGCTCGTGGCCAAGAAGCGTTCGGCGCTCACGCACCTGCAGGACCAGTTCCGCGAGCGCGAAACCGGCAAGACCTATCTGGCCCTCGTGTCGGGCGAGTGGCCGGAGCGCCTGAAGGTCATCGACGCCCCCCTGCACAAGTACCTGCAGGTCGACGGCGAGCGCCGCGTGCGCGTGACCACGGAAGACGATCCCGACGGCATGCGCTCCATCACCCTCGTGAAAGTGCGCAGCCGCATACCGGCGCGGCCGGCCGAGGGGCTGCCCGCCATGGCGCTGCTGGAAGTGACGATCAAGACCGGCCGCACCCACCAGATCCGGGTCCACCTGGCCAGCCGGGGCCACCCGATCCTGGGCGATGACAAATATGGCGACTTCGATCTGAACCGCCGCGTCCAGAAGCACGGCCTGCGCCGCATGTTCCTGCATGCATGGCGGTTACAGTTCAGCCACCCCGCCAGCGGCGAGCGCGTCGAACTGCATGCCGAACTGCCGGCGGATCTGTCCGGCTTCCTGCCCGCCGCTCCCGCTCCCACCTGA
- a CDS encoding Maf family protein yields MSAPASPLRPLVLGSTSRYRRELLARLGVPFDVSAPDVDETPQPGESPRDLALRLAQAKARDVARRHPDAVVIGSDQVADLSGTPLGKPGTHERAVAQLQRMRGRTVVFQTAVTVACAATGFEATDLAPVEVRFRDLSDAEIERYLRAEQPYDCAGSAKSEGLGISLLDAIVSDDPTALVGLPLIRTCRMLRDAGLVLP; encoded by the coding sequence ATGTCTGCCCCCGCCTCCCCTCTCCGCCCGCTGGTACTGGGCTCCACCTCCCGCTACCGGCGCGAACTGCTCGCCCGGCTGGGAGTGCCTTTCGATGTTTCCGCGCCCGATGTGGACGAAACCCCTCAACCCGGCGAGTCGCCACGCGATCTGGCCCTGCGGCTCGCGCAGGCCAAGGCGCGCGATGTGGCACGGCGCCATCCCGACGCGGTCGTCATCGGCTCCGACCAGGTGGCGGACCTGTCCGGAACCCCGCTGGGCAAGCCGGGCACCCATGAGCGGGCCGTGGCCCAGCTGCAGCGCATGCGCGGCCGGACCGTGGTGTTCCAGACGGCCGTGACCGTGGCCTGCGCCGCCACGGGTTTCGAGGCCACCGATCTCGCGCCGGTGGAAGTGCGCTTCCGGGATCTCTCCGATGCAGAGATCGAGCGCTACCTGCGCGCCGAGCAGCCCTATGACTGCGCAGGCAGCGCCAAGAGCGAAGGCCTGGGCATCAGCCTGCTGGACGCCATCGTGAGCGACGATCCCACGGCGCTGGTGGGCCTGCCGCTGATCCGCACCTGCCGCATGCTGCGCGACGCGGGCCTGGTACTGCCATGA